In the Gossypium raimondii isolate GPD5lz chromosome 9, ASM2569854v1, whole genome shotgun sequence genome, one interval contains:
- the LOC105797562 gene encoding uncharacterized protein LOC105797562, whose amino-acid sequence MSQNPEQNAAERTERQPIRNVGGGVPDLGQQALLREFQRMLRTELESINERLDRVEGGPTREGTPQGPRRGQERARPFENDPYEPSEVERKSDLEAYLEWERKIELVFECHNYSEGKKVKLAAIEFSDYAMIWWDQLTTSRRRNGERPISTWTEMKGVMRKRFIPSYYYRELYQKLQNLTQGNQSVEDYFKEMEIVMIRANVDEDREATMARFLAGLNRDIANVVELQHYVEVVDMVHVAIKVEKQLKRKGTSRTFPSTNNSQKWNQGTGKEDLSNRAKDQVVPAKSTKPFGETSKGKEVAFPNRSRDIKCFKCLGRGHIASQCPNQSNMFVRSNGDIESEGEEEKNDEANVLIDEDEEIEYAVEGEMLVVKRSLSAQSTGSEPQRENLFHSRCHIQGKVCSLVINGGNCTNVASTFMVEKLALLTTKHPRPYKLQWLNEGVELKIRQIGVFFGVQLHVLDSPRTFISTYSYSQFDSLLV is encoded by the exons ATGTCTCAAAATCCCGAGCAAAATGCGGCGGAAAGGACCGAAAGACAACCGATAAGAAATGTCGGAGGAGGAGTTCCCGATTTAGGCCAACAAGCTCTCTTAAGGGAATTTCAACGAATGCTTCGAACTGAACTTGAATCCATTAATGAGAGACTTGATCGAGTGGAAGGAGGACCAACACGAGAAGGAACCCCTCAAGGACCGAGACGGGGGCAAGAACGAGCAAGACcttttgagaatgatccctaCGAACCGAGCGAGGTGGAAA GGAAGTCCGATCTAGAAGCTTACTTAGAATGGGAGAGGAAAATTGAGTTGGTCTTCGAGTGTCACAACTACTCGGAAGGCAAAAAGGTGAAATTGGCGGCAATCGAATTCTCCGATTACGCAatgatatggtgggatcaacttaCTACAAGTCGAAGAAGGAACGGGGAGCGGCCAATCTCAACTTGGACCGAAATGAAGGGCGTAATGCGTAAGAGATTTATTCCTTCTTACTATTATCGTGAACTTTATCAAAAATTGCAGAATCTTACGCAAGGAAATCAAAGTGTGGAGGactattttaaagaaatggaGATTGTCATGATTCGTGCGAATGTGGATGAAGATCGTGAAGCAACCATGGCCCGATTTTTAGCTGGTCTTAATCGAGACATAGCTAACGTGGTGGAACTTCAACACTACGTCGAAGTTGTTGATATGGTGCATGTTGCCATCAAAGTCGAAAAacaattgaagagaaaaggaaCTAGTCGAACCTTTCCTAGCACCAACAATTCTCAAAAATGGAACCAAGGCACGGGCAAAGAAGATCTATCAAATCGCGCGAAAGACCAAGTGGTGCCAGCAAAGTCTACCAAGCCCTTTGGCGAAACTAGTAAAGGCAAAGAAGTAGCTTTTCCAAACCGATCAAGGGATAtcaaatgtttcaaatgtttagGGAGGGGGCACATTGCTAGCCAATGCCCTAATCAGAGCAATATGTTTGTGAGATCCAATGGTGACATTGAAtcagaaggagaagaagaaaaaaatgatgagGCTAATGTTCTTATCGATGAAGATGAAGAGATAGAATACGCGGTGGAAGGAGAGATGCTCGTTGTTAAAAGGAGCTTAAGTGCACAAAGCACCGGGAGTGAACCGCAACGTGAAAACTTGTTTCATTCTCGTTGTCACATTCAAGGTAAAGTTTGCAGTTTGGTGATTAATGGAGGTAATTGTACAAATGTGGCAAGCACATTCATGGTAGAAAAACTTGCTTTACTGACCACCAAACACCCGAGGCCATACAAGCTGCAATGGCTTAATGAAGGTGTCGAGTTAAAG attcggcaGATTGGAGTATTCTTTGGGGTTCAATTACATGTTCTTGATTCCCCAAGAACCTTTATTAGCACTTAttcctattctcaatttgattctttgttgGTTTGA